The Penicillium psychrofluorescens genome assembly, chromosome: 2 nucleotide sequence AAGCCATGGTGAAAGAAAGTCCGTCAGTCGCAGCAGAAAGAAACATTCGCAGCGATAAGAAATCATCAACGTCATGTGACCGCTGATCGATAAGGCCATCCAATTGCAACCCCGCCGATGTTCAGCTTTTGTCTTGACTTgacatcttcttcccctATTCATTAATCCATTGAATATCAATCCATCACCATGAAGGCATACTGGTACGACAACGAGCCGGTACGATACTGTTCCTCCACTCATGTATTATAAGAATACTAACTTGAAACAGGGGGACCAGCGTGAACCCCACGACTCCGGCCGCCTCGCCACAGAAGATGAGCTCAGCCGCCTGGGCGTGCTATACAAGCACTGTCCCACCATCGAAGCCGTAAACGTCATCGCACAAGAGCGCGGCTACAGGAACCGCGACGAGATCTGCGTGTCGCCCGCAACCATGGGCGCTGTGTACGAGGACAAAGTGAAGATGTTCTTCGCGGAGCATCTgcacgaggacgaggagatccgCTACATCCTCGACGGGGAGGGATATTTCGATGTGCGTGGACAGGCGGATGAGTGGATCCGCATCTGTCTGGTTAAAGATGATATGATAATCTTGCCGGCGGGCATTTATCATCGGTTTACGACTAATGAGCAGAATGTATGccactcccactcccttTTTTTGTTTCGAGTTTGGATATAATGGATTGACTGATGGCTTTGCAGTATGTCAAGGCTATGCGGCTGTTCCAGGATGAGCCCAAGTGGACGCCGCTGAATCGTGGCGTTGACGTCGATGCGAACGTGCACCGTAAGACTTATGTGGATACTGTGCTGAGCAAGGCTACCGCGGTCAACTAGAAGACCGGAGGTTCGGAACTTCGGCTTCGTACATAATTTCGTTGTTATGATTGATGGCATCGGACGAAATGACCCCCTCCAGTCATGACGATGCATACGAACACTTTGATTCTTTAATACTACGTACACATATTGAACTTTTGAGATCATTATCCGGCTAGACTCTAAGTATACACTGTATGAAATGACACCAACTTGGAGATGAGTTGGCCTTAGCACAACTCCCCTTTTAACTGGCCGGCGTCGGGGACGGCATCCCACCAGGCATAGTGAACTCGTCACTCAGAGCAGCACTGCTATCCTGTCGGGTCATGCTCGAACTCCGCAGGCCGCCCATATCGACATTGAAACTGCTCGTGCGCGAGCCGACACCTAGCCCAAACCGCGCGTCGGACGGTCCCCGGAAGCGCAGTCCCTCCAGCTCCGCATCGTCCGAGAACCGCGGTGGCGGCACACCTAGATCTGCGGAACCAGCACTGCGTGGTGGTGCAGATGAGCCGGCGTCAGATTCGTCGCCTGTCCGTACACCTGTCCGGCCCATCCGCGGCCACAGGTCTGGAAGACCCACGACCTGTACGCGAGGCTCGACGACACGCTCTTCGAACCAGGCGTGCACGCGGGCTTCCACGAGCTGGGCGACCTTGGGTACATCCTGCAGTCTGCTGCGGGATCCGATGAGCGAGCGAACTGACAGGTCTAGTCGATAATCTGGGAGGAATGAGAAGGCGACATTGCTTTTGGGGCTGGCGGTTTTGGACGATGAATCTTGCGGGTTGTTCCCAGTCTCGGTGGAGGGATTGGGTGAATTGGCGCCGGCCGCATCGCCTCTTTGGTTGTTGTCTGTCGGGGGAGCCGGGGACATGGACGGGTCCGTAGGTAGGGAGGTTGATGCTGGAATCAACGAGATGCACAGCGTTCCCGAGAAGCGAACGACAGAGACTGATAGCGCCACTGGCAGGATGGCAGCTCGCGGTTTGGGGTAGTTCAGGACCATGGATGTTTCGACGGCAATGGAGAGATTGTCATCGCTGAGATCGACATCCAACAGAGCCTGCAGCCTCCCACCATCGGAATTGGGATCATCAACTGCAATGATGCGACAATTGCTGAAAATGGGAAACTCCTCCCCGAGCGATATATCTGTGACGGTAATCTTGTCAATGAACGACGGTTTTTTCTCCGGGTCGTTCATCGCCGCGGTCAAGGATCTGAGGATGGACGACGTGGGCGAGTCCTTGAGCAGATACGCGGTCTGCCGGTACTGGGCTATTGTCTGGGCAATGAGAACATTAAACCAGTCCAACGACTCGGGCTGATGCGACGAGTGGTGCATCCGATGCCGGCCATGTTTGGAGGATgggttggtggggatggcgcTGTAGTAGGTTTTGCGGAGGATGGAGCGGGTGTTGGTCGCAGATGAAGGGACAGGCCGCAGTACATTGGACGTGGAGGGTTTTTCGCGGAGTGTTTTTGGGCCTCCTCCTGCTGTCCCGCCTCCGTCTTGCGGCTGGTAGACAGAGCTGTACCGGCGGTGGGTGGTTCGGGTGGCTAGGCCCCGCGacgggggtggtggtggctcGCCAAAGATGAAGAACTTGATGAACGCGCCGATCAGAAGGACTACTGACAGCTGCCCGAGGAGGAATCCCTGGGTGAAGGACAGGCTGGGGTGGGTGTTCGTTAGCGATTCGGTCCCACAGACAGACACGGATCGAGGGGGAGCACGTACGAGGACGGAGCCTGGACCTGCGCGGGCTCATCTGGAAAATTTGTTAAACAGCggacagaaagaaacccAAGAGGACCGACTCACGTTGTTGGAGAGCCATCGTCATCCATCCCCATTGGAGGTGAGTAGGGAAAGGAAAGATGGTTCGGCCTCGGGATGTTGGCTGGGCTTAGGCTTATCGCTTATCAGTTGGACTATAGGACactttcctcttttcctctcgATCTCTTCACCAAACCCGCCAACATGCTCCCGCTGCTCTTTGCTCTCCTCATCCCCCTAGCCCTCTCCGCCACACCTCCGGGCGAAAAtgccatcctcctctccaacGTCCACGCCATAAACCTGCGCGGTGACCGCCAAACCACCTCCCGCCGCGTCCCTGCAATCCCCCAGCTCCATTGCGCCGGCCCATCCAAAATATGTAATCTCTACCACGTCGAGCAGATGCACTGCACGAATCTGGGCAGTGACGCAGAAGACGGCAAGGAGAATGTCGAATGGGCCTGCAACGCAGCGTTGCCGCCGGAGTTCAAGTTAGGCGCTACGGATGTCGTGTGTGAGGGTTACCgggatgcggatgatgagtGGGTGCTGAAAGGCAGCTGTGGCGTGGAGTATCGGTTGCTGCTGACAGAGAGCGGGCATGAGAGGTACCGCGAGAAGATTCAGAGCATGCGTCAGGATTCTTCTTGGAGTGAGCTGGTGGGGTTCCTTGTTGTTGTGCTCACCTTTGGCGCCCTTTTCTACATTGTCTGGTTGTTTATTATGGCTTGCCTTCGGGGAGATGGGGgacaaggaggagcaggtggtggtagaCGAgacgatcatgatgatgatgatgatccaccaccaccgtacTCCTCGTATCCCAATGGGAGCAGTGGGCAACAACATCAGCCCGGCGGGGATCTCAACCTGGCCAGGAACATGCATCGCAACAGAGGCGGATATGATCCTGGACAAGGCAGTTCTTCAGCGCCGCTCTCGGCCACGTCAAGCAGTACAGGCTTTGGATCGACCAGGCGTCGGTGAGATGGGAAAAAACAAGGTGCATTTGTGAATGAACCAAAAAAATAATATCTATACACACCAGTCCCCAATGGGCATTAACAAACACCAGAGAAAAGCAATCCGCGCGCCCTGATCCAACAAACTCCTGGTCGTAAACCCCATGTGTCCCATATCCGTGAGAAGCCAAAGAAACGCCGCATGAGATAAACCGGTCCCGAAACCATATACCGTCTGAAATCGCCAAATAAAAGGCCTCCCCTAAGCAGGCGCAAGGATATCGTCAATCGACCCAAGCACTTCCTCCGTCCCGCCTCCAATATTCTTGATCGTGGACTTCTTGCGCGACTTGCCCTTGACAGCAGTCCCGTTGGCCTTGTCGCCACCAGATGCCACATTCGGATCTTTGCTGCCCTCCGGGTTGTGGAACAGGTCctcctgcatcttcttctcctgggCGTGCTGCTCCTCAATGCgcctcttctcttcatcaagTTCTTGCTGGATGACCTTGGGGTCATCATAGGTGGTTTTCGTCATTTCCGAGTAGGTTTCAATATCAATGGACTCGCGAGGACCGAGCAGCGTTTCCTTGATTCGCTGCGGATCACGGCGCTCTTCATTGTTGAACTTCAGCTTGATTTGGCGACGAGATCGGCCGGGGAACAGCTTGCTGATCACCATGAAGTCAGTGCCAAACATGCGCAGTCCGCGGTAGAAGAGGTCCGTCAGCTCCTCATCCCAAGTCTCGGTCTTGGAGCGCTTTCCGTACGAAGACTGATTGATCTTGCGCGTAAGCGAGCTTTCCTCCACGTTTTCCAAATCGCCTGCGCTCCGTACGGCATCGGCATGCCGGTCCACCTGCAGCGACGCAGTGTCCAGCACGATCTCGCCGTTGACGATGCGCATCACGGGTCCAGCCTGAGGCTTAAAGTCGGGCAGGCGGTCTTGGTTTGCTAAATCGGCATCGCCATTCTGCTTGATCGGCGTCCCCTCGGCACTTTCCTGTCCATCCTGtggtcttttcttccgtTCCTGCTCTGTCAAGTCCATCTTGCGCAATTCGGTCTCCCGTTTCGACTTCTTGCCTGTTTTCAGATCTTTGCAGAGCTCCGACATCTTGATCACATTCGGCAAGATCTCCACCGTCTCTGCGCCTTCGGGAGTAGGCTCGCGCTTTTTGCGACGAGCGCGTTTGGCTTtctctgcatctccatcTGCTTCTGAAGTGCCGACTTTGGATGTCTTTCGTTTCTTGCCCTTTGCAATGCTTGGGGTAGATGGCCGTACAGATTCAGCTGGCGTCGCACTCGTGCTTTCGATCAAAGGAACCGCTTGTTGAGACACCGATGTCCTCTTGGCCCGTTTCGCTGTGCGAACTTCAGTGGGAGCAGAGGCTGAGCCTTCACCGGCGGATGCAGGAGGGAGATTGTTTGAAGTTTGAACGGCACGGCGCACAAGGTCCATGTCAGCATCGTTGATATCGGTTTCTATTGAAGGAACGGGTTGAGATTGAGGTTGGGCGGTCGGCGcaggaggagagggagggacATGCTGTGTCGGTGGTGGGGTGATCGTAGTGGTTGGGGGAGGAGCTGGTTTAGAAATGGACGCTTTGCGCTTTGGTCGAGGAATTGGAATGGCCGTCGCAGAGGTTGAGGCGACCGCGGTTGCTTGAGGGGCAGTTGACTCGACAGACGGCGTCTCTGCAGCAACAGCGGGTGCTGCGGGCTCCGCCTCGACGGACGGCCGCGGGACCGTAGCCGCTACATCGTTCTCGTGCTGCGCCGCTTGCGCAACTTGACCCTGGGCTGTGTGCTGGGTTGCACTGGGTCTCCTCGAGGAACCGGGCGCCGCACGGCGGGCGGGCGCCTTGGGGGCGAACTTCTTGCCCGATTTATCTGCAGCACGCGTGGTCAGAACAGGAACAGTGCATTATATGCGAATGAGGCCACTCACTGATGGCAGAACTCGAAAAGGACTTCATGGCTGCCCATCGTTGTCAGATGAATAAGAATGGAAAAAGTTGACTGCCCGATTGGGTCGTCAGTCATTACTCAGCAGAGGTGACTAAACTCGAAAATCCTCCTTGGCTTCAACTCATGATTTCCCATCCCACACGCCCCCTTTGTCTCTCACACCTCCTTCTTCGAACccccctttcttctctcccccgATCTAGTTTTTCTGTCCTTCTATCTTTGTCCGTGACAGAATTGGGCACCGCCGCGGTGCTTGTCTCTGGCTGACTGACGACACCCCCGGTGGTGATCAAACACCTCCCCCCCTCTCATGCCAGCTTAGCCACTGATGCCGGCCGCCGAATCGCCCGTTGTATCTTCAGAATCCGGTCTTATCAAAATGGAAGACCGGAAGAGGCCTGCCGCGCAAGATAACAATGACTCTGCTCCGCCGCTGAAAAAGCAAGTGACCACCGTCAACGGTGGCAACAAGCCTCATCCGGATGCGGATATGCCCTGGAAAGATGATTTGGAGGTAGGCGAGACTTTCTCTGCATGCGATATGAAGCGACGGAGCTGACCAACATTTTGTGACAGCGATACCAAAAAGATGCGATATTGCGCCAGATGTACGAGTACAGGCGGGAGAAGTCGACGTTGGAGTCACGGTTGAATCAGATGTCGAAGAATACTGCGCATCATAATGACCATCTCCGTGTGATCGACGCGTGGTTCAATCAAGTAAGTTGGTTCTCTAGGCATCTGCCCCACCAATACACACTAACTCGATGAAAAGTTGATCGATGAAACGAAATTACTTCTGGGCTCTGCGCAGGATAAGAGTAAAGGTGAGCAGTGCCTTGGTCAAGCAGACCATGATTCGGTCCTGACAAGTATGATAGAGCGCACCTTTCAGAGCTCGCTACAGTTCGAGAACACCGAAGGCTTTGAGAAGCATTTGAAAGCCCGATCTGAAGATATCCGCGAGATTATTTCTCAACTGCAAGCCCACTCAGCTAGTGGACCACCCGAAGTGTCAGAGGTACAAACCCAACTGGCCAAGAAactggcggaagagaaggtCACCATatccgagctggagaaaacACTGGCCGAAAAGCAACAGCTGGAGGAGAGCCTGGAGGCTGCCTCGTTGCGATATATGGTCGCCGAAAAGAAACTCGACCGCGCGCGGAGCTTGACAGTTGCCAAGTTGGAAAAACAGTTTCTTATGGGTGGGCAGCAGCGACCTGGGGCCGAGGGAGCACAGGCGAAGCGGGAAGAATCATCCCCCGTCAATGGGGGGACCCCTGTCCCGGATCGCAACCCTGAGTTAGAAGAGGCAAATAGCAGGCTCACGGCGGTATCGGAAAAGCAGAAGGAACAGCTGCAGAAACTGGAGACTGAAAATGCCAgtctccttggccagatcaCCGAAGTCAAAGTCAAGGTAAGGTCTTGTATTCTCAAATTGTCAGTTCTCGTCTAACTGTTGTCGCAGTATTCAAAGCTCACGGACGATGATTACGCGCACACGGATCTCTTCAAACAATTAAGATCACAGCATGACGATGTAGTCAAACGAATCAACCATCTTGAAGCGACGAACGTACAACTGcgcgaggaggccgagaagtACCGATCGGAACGGGTTGCGTACAAGATTCAgatcgacgaagaagctcaGGGCACGATTGCCGAGAAAGAAGCGCAGTTGGTACGGGCCGAAACGGATTTGGCGCGGATACGAAACGCTCGCGATGAGCTGCTGGCCGACCAACAGATGCGAAAAGCTGCTCAGGACCAAGAGAAGACCACAGGTATCAAACTACAAGAGTTGGCCGATGCTCGCGAGGCTCGGATCACCGCTTTAGAGTCGGAAGTTGAACGACTGCGATTGCAGGTGGAAGGTTCCAAGCCGGCCGACAATGTGGGAGACATGCCTCTCGAGGAGCTACGTGGCAAATACACCAGCTTGGAACGGCAGTACGCCATGCTCAACACCGAGCTGACGTCCATGCAAACAGCCTACAAGAAATTCTCAACTTTGGCGTCGCAGAAAGTGACCGATTTTGGCGCTCTCGAAGAAAAGGTGGCGCGCTTGACCGCAGAGAAGTCCAAAGCAGACCAGAAGTACTTTgcggcgatgaagagcaaaGAGGCCCGGGATGTTGAGGTTCGCACTCTTCGGATGCAGAATTCGAGGACTTCCGATATTGTCTCGCAGTTGAAAGAGTCGGAAGCCGCAACACGTTCTTTGGTCTCCAACCTGGAGAAGCAAGCCAATGAGACCAGGGAGGCTCTGAGATCGACTACCGACAAGCATCGGGCCACAGAGCAGCGACTGACGGAAAGCAATATTGTGATTGACGGCTTGAAGGCTCAGATTTCGGACCTCAAGGCCCTGTCGGTTTCCAAGGATGCGACTTTGTCAAGCACTACTTCCACTCTGCGCCAATCGGAGACGGAGGTTGAGAGTTTGAAGCAATCGCTTTCAGACACCAAGAAAAACATGGAGAATTGGAAGGCTAAGAGCCTGGGCAATTCATCATCTGAATACGAAATGTTGCGGGTAAGTCTTGACTTGCTATTGTATTTGATTCGATATACTAACTCGAGTC carries:
- a CDS encoding uncharacterized protein (ID:PFLUO_002506-T1.cds;~source:funannotate); protein product: MKAYWYDNEPGDQREPHDSGRLATEDELSRLGVLYKHCPTIEAVNVIAQERGYRNRDEICVSPATMGAVYEDKVKMFFAEHLHEDEEIRYILDGEGYFDVRGQADEWIRICLVKDDMIILPAGIYHRFTTNEQNYVKAMRLFQDEPKWTPLNRGVDVDANVHRKTYVDTVLSKATAVN
- a CDS encoding uncharacterized protein (ID:PFLUO_002507-T1.cds;~source:funannotate); amino-acid sequence: MTMALQQHEPAQVQAPSSLSFTQGFLLGQLSVVLLIGAFIKFFIFGEPPPPPSRGLATRTTHRRYSSVYQPQDGGGTAGGGPKTLREKPSTSNVLRPVPSSATNTRSILRKTYYSAIPTNPSSKHGRHRMHHSSHQPESLDWFNVLIAQTIAQYRQTAYLLKDSPTSSILRSLTAAMNDPEKKPSFIDKITVTDISLGEEFPIFSNCRIIAVDDPNSDGGRLQALLDVDLSDDNLSIAVETSMVLNYPKPRAAILPVALSVSVVRFSGTLCISLIPASTSLPTDPSMSPAPPTDNNQRGDAAGANSPNPSTETGNNPQDSSSKTASPKSNVAFSFLPDYRLDLSVRSLIGSRSRLQDVPKVAQLVEARVHAWFEERVVEPRVQVVGLPDLWPRMGRTGVRTGDESDAGSSAPPRSAGSADLGVPPPRFSDDAELEGLRFRGPSDARFGLGVGSRTSSFNVDMGGLRSSSMTRQDSSAALSDEFTMPGGMPSPTPAS
- a CDS encoding uncharacterized protein (ID:PFLUO_002508-T1.cds;~source:funannotate); translation: MLPLLFALLIPLALSATPPGENAILLSNVHAINLRGDRQTTSRRVPAIPQLHCAGPSKICNLYHVEQMHCTNLGSDAEDGKENVEWACNAALPPEFKLGATDVVCEGYRDADDEWVLKGSCGVEYRLLLTESGHERYREKIQSMRQDSSWSELVGFLVVVLTFGALFYIVWLFIMACLRGDGGQGGAGGGRRDDHDDDDDPPPPYSSYPNGSSGQQHQPGGDLNLARNMHRNRGGYDPGQGSSSAPLSATSSSTGFGSTRRR
- a CDS encoding uncharacterized protein (ID:PFLUO_002509-T1.cds;~source:funannotate); the protein is MKSFSSSAINKSGKKFAPKAPARRAAPGSSRRPSATQHTAQGQVAQAAQHENDVAATVPRPSVEAEPAAPAVAAETPSVESTAPQATAVASTSATAIPIPRPKRKASISKPAPPPTTTITPPPTQHVPPSPPAPTAQPQSQPVPSIETDINDADMDLVRRAVQTSNNLPPASAGEGSASAPTEVRTAKRAKRTSVSQQAVPLIESTSATPAESVRPSTPSIAKGKKRKTSKVGTSEADGDAEKAKRARRKKREPTPEGAETVEILPNVIKMSELCKDLKTGKKSKRETELRKMDLTEQERKKRPQDGQESAEGTPIKQNGDADLANQDRLPDFKPQAGPVMRIVNGEIVLDTASLQVDRHADAVRSAGDLENVEESSLTRKINQSSYGKRSKTETWDEELTDLFYRGLRMFGTDFMVISKLFPGRSRRQIKLKFNNEERRDPQRIKETLLGPRESIDIETYSEMTKTTYDDPKVIQQELDEEKRRIEEQHAQEKKMQEDLFHNPEGSKDPNVASGGDKANGTAVKGKSRKKSTIKNIGGGTEEVLGSIDDILAPA
- a CDS encoding uncharacterized protein (ID:PFLUO_002510-T1.cds;~source:funannotate), encoding MEDRKRPAAQDNNDSAPPLKKQVTTVNGGNKPHPDADMPWKDDLERYQKDAILRQMYEYRREKSTLESRLNQMSKNTAHHNDHLRVIDAWFNQLIDETKLLLGSAQDKSKERTFQSSLQFENTEGFEKHLKARSEDIREIISQLQAHSASGPPEVSEVQTQLAKKLAEEKVTISELEKTLAEKQQLEESLEAASLRYMVAEKKLDRARSLTVAKLEKQFLMGGQQRPGAEGAQAKREESSPVNGGTPVPDRNPELEEANSRLTAVSEKQKEQLQKLETENASLLGQITEVKVKYSKLTDDDYAHTDLFKQLRSQHDDVVKRINHLEATNVQLREEAEKYRSERVAYKIQIDEEAQGTIAEKEAQLVRAETDLARIRNARDELLADQQMRKAAQDQEKTTGIKLQELADAREARITALESEVERLRLQVEGSKPADNVGDMPLEELRGKYTSLERQYAMLNTELTSMQTAYKKFSTLASQKVTDFGALEEKVARLTAEKSKADQKYFAAMKSKEARDVEVRTLRMQNSRTSDIVSQLKESEAATRSLVSNLEKQANETREALRSTTDKHRATEQRLTESNIVIDGLKAQISDLKALSVSKDATLSSTTSTLRQSETEVESLKQSLSDTKKNMENWKAKSLGNSSSEYEMLRTLALCTVCRRNFKNTAIKTCGHVFCKDCVEERLTSRSRKCPNCSRSFGANDYMHVTL